Below is a window of Halobacillus amylolyticus DNA.
AGGAGAGTTTTTTGTAACGGGAGATCCAACTATATACGCCGCACAGGTAATGATTGCCCTAACAACTATTGGGATTATCTTTACCCTTACCTACTTAAAGAAGTGGAAGTGGTTATGGCGGGAATGGTTAACCACAGTTGATCATAAAAAAATTGGAATTATGTATATTATTGTTGCTATGTTGATGCTGTTCCGCGGTGGTGCAGATGCGCTAATGATACGGACGCAATTGGCTTTACCGAATATGGATTTTTTGGAAGCCCAGACATACAATGAAGTTTTCACTACTCACGGAACCATCATGTTATTATTTATGGCCATGCCGTTTCTCATCGGCTTAATCAACGTGGCAATGCCTTTACAAATTGGTGCACGGGATGTTGCATTTCCTTATTTAAATGCACTTAGTTTTTGGCTATTCTTCTCAGGAGCTATGTTATTCAATTTGTCATTCATAATCGGAGGCTCGCCCGATGCAGGATGGGTGAACTATCCACCTCTTGCAGGCGGGAATTTAAGCCCCGGACCAGAAATCAATTATTATTTAATTGGCTTGCAGATTGCTGGTATTGGAACATTGACAACCGGTATCAACTTTATCGCGACCATCTTAAAAATGAGGGCACCTGGGATGACTCTTATGCGTATGCCAATTTTCACATGGTCATCGCTGATTACATCTATCATTATCCTTTTTGCCTTTCCAGTACTGACCATTGCTCTAGCGCTATTGACGATTGACCGTCTATTCGGATCACACTTTTTTACTGTGATTGGTGAAGGTTTGCCAGAAATGTATGTGAATTTGTTCTGGTTATGGGGACATCCGGAGGTCTACATTTTAATTTTGCCAGCTTTCGGTATTTTCTCAGAGGTAATCAGTACATTTGCCCGTAAAAGATTATTTGGTTACAAAGCCATGGTGTACTCAATGATTATCATTTCCCTATTGAGCTTTGTTGTATGGGTTCATCACTTTTTTACGATGGGAAGCGAACCTGCAGCAAACTCTTTCTTTTCCATTTCAACGATGGCCATTGCGATACCAACAGGGGTGAAGATTTTCAACTGGTTGCTTACCCTGTATAAAGGCAAAATTAAATTCACAACAGCCCATTTGTGGGCGCTTGGATTCATGCCTAATTTTGTGATCGGTGGTGCTACAGGAGTCATGCTTGCAAGCGCTCCAGCCGATTACCAGTATCACAACAGTTATTTTCTTATTTCGCACTTCCATTACGTCTTAATTTCCGGTACAGTCTTCTCCATTTTTGCGGGACTCCATTACTGGTGGCCGAAGATGTTTGGTCATAAATTGAATGAACGACTAGGTAAATGGGCATTTTGGCTGTTTGTTGTCGGATTTAATGTGACGTTTGTTCCCATGTATATAGTTGGTCTAATGGGTATGACACGACGTGTTTATACCTACGAAGAAGGGCTAGGCTGGACAACATTGAACTTTATTGAAACTTTAGGTGCTTACGCGATGGGAATTGCGTTTGCCATAATCGTTTACAACATTTACTACAGTGCTCGCTACGGTGAACGAGATAAAACTGGCGATCCATGGGACGGTCGCACACTTGAATGGTCCATCCCTTCTCCTGCTCCGGAGTACAATTTTGCTCACGTCCCTAAAGTGAAAGGGTTAGATGCCTTTTGGATAATGAAGAAAGAAAATAAGACTAAGAAAAAAGAAAAAGAACCTTACAAACCGATTCATATGCCAGACGATTCTGGGCAACCATTCATGATGTCCCTCTTTTTCTTCATATCCGGATTCGGGTTTGTATGGGAGTGGATGTGGATGGGAATCTTGGGCCTCGTAGGGGTCGGTGTGATTATGATTCTTAGAACTTTTGATAAAGATGAGGGTTATCATATCAGTTCAAGAGAAATTAAACGTCGTGAACGTGCAGCGAGGGAGGATCGAATCGATGAGTAAAGCGAACGAATCTACCATACAAAAAAATATTCCCTTAGAATATGCCAATGAAGAAGGTAGAGTTAAGATCATCGGCTTCTGGTTATTCCTTGCAGCTGAGATTGTATTATTTGCTTCTTTGTTTGCTGTATACCTTGTCTATCTTGACCGCACGGCCGACGGTCCGACCGCAGAGGAAATATTCGAGATCAAGGGCGTTGTTATACAAACGTTTCTTCTGTTAATTAGTAGTTTTACATCCGGCCTCGCAACCCATGAATTGCGTCGACGAAACACGAAAGGCGTAGTCGTATGGATGATCATTACAT
It encodes the following:
- the qoxC gene encoding cytochrome aa3 quinol oxidase subunit III, encoding MSKANESTIQKNIPLEYANEEGRVKIIGFWLFLAAEIVLFASLFAVYLVYLDRTADGPTAEEIFEIKGVVIQTFLLLISSFTSGLATHELRRRNTKGVVVWMIITLLLGVSFLGMEINEFITYVSEGVNISTSAFWSAFFVLVGTHGVHVTFGIIWISLILVQIAREGINTVTSRKLFIGGLYWHFLDVMWIFIFTAVYLIGMVL
- the qoxB gene encoding cytochrome aa3 quinol oxidase subunit I yields the protein MNLSEIKDFLIGEFFVTGDPTIYAAQVMIALTTIGIIFTLTYLKKWKWLWREWLTTVDHKKIGIMYIIVAMLMLFRGGADALMIRTQLALPNMDFLEAQTYNEVFTTHGTIMLLFMAMPFLIGLINVAMPLQIGARDVAFPYLNALSFWLFFSGAMLFNLSFIIGGSPDAGWVNYPPLAGGNLSPGPEINYYLIGLQIAGIGTLTTGINFIATILKMRAPGMTLMRMPIFTWSSLITSIIILFAFPVLTIALALLTIDRLFGSHFFTVIGEGLPEMYVNLFWLWGHPEVYILILPAFGIFSEVISTFARKRLFGYKAMVYSMIIISLLSFVVWVHHFFTMGSEPAANSFFSISTMAIAIPTGVKIFNWLLTLYKGKIKFTTAHLWALGFMPNFVIGGATGVMLASAPADYQYHNSYFLISHFHYVLISGTVFSIFAGLHYWWPKMFGHKLNERLGKWAFWLFVVGFNVTFVPMYIVGLMGMTRRVYTYEEGLGWTTLNFIETLGAYAMGIAFAIIVYNIYYSARYGERDKTGDPWDGRTLEWSIPSPAPEYNFAHVPKVKGLDAFWIMKKENKTKKKEKEPYKPIHMPDDSGQPFMMSLFFFISGFGFVWEWMWMGILGLVGVGVIMILRTFDKDEGYHISSREIKRRERAAREDRIDE